One Peribacillus simplex NBRC 15720 = DSM 1321 genomic region harbors:
- a CDS encoding NUDIX hydrolase, with translation MNNEDITKKLTLHIPEILGSGNFSKYAVLVPLIEKEDGIHVLFEERSHKLRRQPGDICFPGGKIDKLDHDEQAAALRETYEELNLRKEDIDNVFPIDYLVSPFGMIVYPYAGFVRNHQRIIPNPAEVETIFTVPLSFFMEKPPEIYHVKYKVEPHDNFPHDLVVGGENYKWQPKQMEEYFYLFNDRVIWGMTAKILTHFIEILR, from the coding sequence ATGAATAATGAAGATATAACAAAAAAACTAACATTACATATCCCTGAAATTTTAGGGAGTGGGAATTTTTCAAAGTATGCTGTATTGGTACCGCTTATAGAGAAAGAAGATGGAATTCATGTTCTTTTCGAAGAGCGTTCACACAAACTGAGAAGGCAGCCGGGGGATATATGTTTTCCGGGCGGGAAAATAGACAAACTGGACCATGATGAACAGGCGGCTGCGCTAAGGGAAACATATGAGGAACTTAATTTGAGAAAAGAAGATATCGATAATGTTTTTCCAATCGATTATTTGGTATCTCCATTTGGGATGATTGTCTATCCATATGCAGGATTTGTTCGTAACCATCAACGGATAATACCTAATCCAGCTGAGGTAGAAACCATTTTTACGGTCCCGCTATCCTTCTTCATGGAAAAACCGCCAGAAATTTATCATGTGAAATATAAAGTGGAACCGCATGACAACTTCCCCCATGATTTAGTCGTTGGCGGGGAGAATTATAAATGGCAGCCAAAACAGATGGAAGAATATTTTTACTTATTTAATGATCGGGTAATCTGGGGAATGACGGCGAAAATCCTTACCCATTTTATTGAAATTCTTCGTTAG
- a CDS encoding endonuclease I family protein codes for MKYSFEVLEKEREMAMAALVNFNENREYYDETKDQELKLAYYKDGSLDREGLKDLLVATHKNQLNYSPHRHVYPWVDLQENGQLKSLYSGKGMDPVRVIEEDIRILELVSSGIESTNTENILVNCEHVVPQSWFDKKEPMRGDLHHLFACEPTCNSSRSNYPYHDFKDYIPEKSAAGIKAGCGKSEEGKFEPEYGKGIVARATLYFLLRYEGIIDSGNIDLELLREWHRLFPVSTYEKHRNQAIHEMQGNRNPYIDFPEMAEKWN; via the coding sequence ATGAAGTATAGTTTTGAAGTACTTGAAAAAGAACGGGAAATGGCAATGGCTGCACTTGTGAACTTCAATGAAAACCGAGAATACTATGATGAAACCAAAGATCAGGAACTTAAGCTAGCATACTATAAAGATGGTTCCTTAGACCGGGAAGGACTGAAGGACTTACTTGTGGCAACCCATAAAAACCAGCTGAACTACTCACCACATCGTCATGTTTACCCTTGGGTGGACTTACAGGAAAATGGCCAGTTGAAAAGTCTGTATTCCGGTAAAGGGATGGACCCTGTACGAGTAATTGAGGAAGATATCCGTATACTAGAATTGGTGTCAAGTGGCATTGAATCAACAAATACGGAGAACATTCTCGTTAATTGTGAACATGTCGTACCTCAATCATGGTTCGATAAAAAAGAACCGATGAGGGGGGATTTGCATCATCTATTCGCCTGTGAACCAACTTGTAACAGTAGCCGGAGTAACTATCCATACCATGATTTTAAGGATTATATCCCTGAGAAATCGGCTGCCGGTATAAAAGCGGGTTGCGGGAAATCAGAGGAGGGTAAATTCGAGCCTGAATACGGAAAAGGCATCGTGGCGAGGGCTACTTTATACTTTTTACTCAGATATGAGGGCATAATAGATAGCGGCAATATTGACTTGGAGCTGCTTAGGGAATGGCATCGGCTTTTTCCGGTCAGCACTTATGAAAAACATAGAAACCAGGCTATACATGAAATGCAGGGTAATCGTAACCCATATATAGATTTTCCCGAAATGGCGGAGAAATGGAATTAA
- a CDS encoding lactonase family protein: MEKHDQQNIIGYIGTYTKGNSEGIYRFTLDTEEGKLSTPVLAAELTDPTYVAISQDKKNLYAILKEAGSGGVSAYSINEESGELTFLGKQLTPNGSSCHISVDSKKQVLVTSSYGEGVIESYPLQDDATPMPVSSTVQHEGQGPNEERQEKAHTHFAGFTPDERFVAVVDLGIDKVITYKIDNGVLEEVNSLSVAPGSGPRHLTFHPNGKFAYVMAELVPEVIVLSFDSQTGSFSEVQTVRSVPEDFKENNQGSAIHISDDGQFIYAANRGHDSIAVYQINQETGKLAFVQLVSTEGHWPRDFSLDPSGKFLIASNEQSGNLTLYSRNEQDGKLTLLQKDVQVPFPVCVKFL, translated from the coding sequence ATGGAAAAACATGATCAACAGAACATCATTGGATACATAGGTACTTACACAAAAGGAAACAGCGAAGGTATTTACCGCTTTACTTTAGATACAGAAGAAGGAAAACTCAGTACACCGGTTCTTGCAGCAGAATTAACCGATCCGACTTATGTCGCCATCAGCCAGGACAAGAAGAATCTCTACGCCATTTTAAAAGAAGCGGGCAGCGGTGGAGTTTCAGCCTATTCGATCAATGAAGAATCAGGTGAGCTTACCTTCTTGGGCAAACAACTGACACCAAATGGCTCTTCCTGCCATATAAGTGTCGACAGCAAGAAACAGGTCTTGGTCACTTCCAGTTATGGAGAAGGCGTGATTGAATCATATCCGCTTCAGGACGATGCGACCCCTATGCCCGTATCATCCACTGTTCAACATGAGGGTCAAGGACCGAATGAAGAACGTCAGGAAAAAGCGCACACTCACTTCGCCGGGTTCACACCGGATGAAAGGTTCGTTGCTGTAGTCGACCTCGGAATAGATAAAGTAATAACCTATAAAATAGATAATGGGGTTTTGGAAGAAGTAAACAGCTTATCTGTTGCTCCCGGCAGCGGACCACGGCATTTGACCTTCCACCCAAACGGAAAATTTGCGTATGTTATGGCAGAACTTGTACCAGAAGTCATTGTTTTGAGCTTCGATAGTCAAACCGGAAGCTTTTCTGAAGTACAAACGGTTCGGTCCGTTCCGGAAGATTTCAAGGAAAATAACCAAGGAAGCGCCATTCATATTTCTGATGACGGGCAATTCATATATGCCGCAAACCGCGGACATGATAGTATTGCCGTTTACCAAATCAATCAAGAAACTGGCAAACTTGCATTCGTGCAACTGGTTTCTACAGAAGGACATTGGCCACGTGATTTTTCATTGGACCCTAGCGGAAAATTCCTGATCGCTTCTAATGAACAATCCGGAAACCTGACGCTATATTCCCGGAATGAACAGGACGGAAAGTTAACATTATTGCAAAAAGATGTTCAAGTTCCCTTCCCTGTTTGCGTAAAATTCTTATAA
- the ade gene encoding adenine deaminase translates to MKKNLFKRRIDVAAGRTPADCVIKNGQIIDVFNGDTYTGDIAIVDGFFAGIGRYEGISEIDAAGKFVCPTFIDGHVHIESSMVRPSELAKILLLHGVTSIVADPHEIANVSGKKGMEYMIEQSDQLPFDFYFMMPSCVPATEFEHSGAVLRSEDLISFYQNPRVLGLAEVMNFPAVSDTDEDMLQKLYDANRLGKSIDGHAAGLSEQQLDVYMSAGIKTDHECTTAEEAKERLRKGMYLMIREGTVAKDLINLIPVINEKNSRRCLFVTDDRHLDDIVSEGSIDHNVRLSIETGVSPITAIQMATINAAECFGLKEHGAIAPGYKADFLLLDDLDSIIIHSVYKEGRLMVQNNRLLNFPDVKEQVIDDGLKHSVQFHEITENDLAIPFKNEFANIIEITPNSLITKHSIEPVTLNHDGLFQFSEHVDHIKLAVIERHHMTKQLGLGIVKGLGLKSGAIATTVAHDSHNLIIAGTNNQDMLMAAKEIKKMQGGLTVIQNGEILASLPLPIAGLMSECNYMDVVHSLKKIDGALLKLGANRHFNPFLTLAFLALPVIPEIKLTDQGLFSVSEFRHIPIEASKPVDKI, encoded by the coding sequence ATGAAAAAAAACTTGTTTAAAAGGAGAATAGACGTTGCGGCGGGCAGAACACCTGCAGATTGCGTCATTAAAAACGGGCAAATCATAGATGTTTTCAATGGTGATACCTATACAGGCGACATTGCTATCGTCGATGGTTTTTTTGCTGGAATTGGGCGTTATGAGGGTATCTCAGAAATCGATGCAGCAGGAAAATTCGTATGCCCTACATTCATTGATGGCCATGTCCATATTGAATCTTCAATGGTCAGGCCTTCTGAACTCGCAAAAATCCTCCTTTTACATGGTGTGACCAGCATCGTTGCAGATCCTCATGAAATTGCCAATGTTTCTGGCAAAAAGGGCATGGAATATATGATTGAACAATCCGATCAACTTCCTTTTGACTTTTACTTCATGATGCCATCTTGTGTACCTGCTACGGAGTTTGAACATTCTGGTGCCGTCTTAAGAAGTGAAGATTTAATTTCATTTTATCAAAACCCGAGAGTGCTCGGTTTAGCCGAAGTCATGAATTTCCCGGCCGTTTCAGATACGGATGAGGATATGCTGCAAAAATTATACGATGCAAATAGACTAGGCAAAAGCATTGATGGCCATGCAGCAGGATTATCCGAACAACAGCTCGATGTTTATATGAGTGCAGGCATTAAAACGGATCATGAATGCACTACAGCGGAAGAGGCAAAAGAAAGACTGCGTAAAGGAATGTATCTTATGATCAGGGAAGGCACCGTTGCCAAAGATTTAATAAACCTGATTCCAGTTATTAATGAGAAGAACTCCCGCCGTTGTTTATTCGTCACCGATGACCGGCACCTAGATGATATTGTATCTGAGGGGAGTATCGATCACAACGTTCGACTTTCCATAGAAACAGGTGTCTCGCCAATTACCGCCATTCAAATGGCGACCATTAATGCAGCTGAATGTTTTGGTTTAAAGGAACATGGTGCAATTGCACCTGGATACAAGGCAGACTTTCTTCTATTGGATGATCTTGATTCTATCATCATCCACTCGGTCTATAAAGAGGGAAGGCTTATGGTGCAAAATAATCGTTTACTTAACTTTCCAGATGTAAAGGAACAGGTTATTGACGACGGATTGAAACACTCTGTTCAATTTCATGAAATAACGGAGAATGATTTGGCGATACCTTTTAAAAATGAGTTCGCTAATATTATTGAGATAACTCCAAACAGCTTGATTACAAAGCATTCGATTGAACCGGTCACACTTAACCATGATGGTCTATTCCAGTTCTCCGAACATGTTGATCATATAAAACTTGCTGTTATTGAACGGCATCATATGACGAAACAATTAGGTCTTGGAATCGTCAAAGGGCTCGGTTTGAAATCAGGTGCAATTGCCACGACAGTAGCCCATGATTCACATAATTTGATCATTGCCGGGACGAATAACCAGGATATGCTAATGGCAGCTAAGGAAATCAAAAAAATGCAGGGTGGATTGACCGTAATCCAAAATGGGGAAATACTCGCTTCCCTTCCCCTTCCAATAGCTGGATTGATGAGTGAATGCAATTATATGGATGTGGTTCACTCATTGAAAAAAATCGATGGAGCCCTATTGAAACTCGGTGCAAACAGGCATTTCAACCCTTTTCTTACACTTGCATTCTTGGCTTTACCTGTCATCCCTGAAATTAAACTGACGGATCAGGGTTTATTTTCCGTTTCTGAGTTTAGGCATATTCCTATCGAAGCCTCAAAGCCAGTCGATAAAATTTGA
- a CDS encoding nucleoside deaminase — MKGCFLVDVKFMEMAVQLAYENVLAKNGGPFGAIIVKDGKVVGRGCNNVTTANDPTAHAEVQAIRDACRNLDSFQLTDCEIYTSCEPCPMCIGAIYWARPKAIYYACTKEDAALIGFDDHFIYQELALPMENRTIKMEKMSFNDHDLPFRTWETITEKVKY; from the coding sequence ATGAAGGGGTGTTTTTTAGTGGATGTAAAATTCATGGAGATGGCTGTTCAGCTTGCATATGAAAATGTTTTGGCAAAGAACGGAGGACCTTTTGGTGCTATAATCGTAAAAGATGGCAAAGTCGTAGGAAGAGGATGTAACAATGTGACAACAGCCAACGATCCTACAGCTCACGCCGAAGTACAGGCGATTCGTGATGCATGCAGGAATCTCGACAGCTTCCAGCTTACAGATTGTGAAATATACACTAGCTGCGAACCTTGCCCCATGTGCATCGGTGCTATTTATTGGGCACGTCCAAAAGCCATTTATTACGCATGTACTAAAGAAGACGCTGCACTTATTGGCTTTGATGATCACTTTATATACCAAGAACTTGCCCTGCCAATGGAAAATCGCACGATTAAAATGGAAAAAATGTCATTTAATGACCACGATTTACCATTCCGAACATGGGAAACCATTACTGAAAAAGTGAAATATTAA
- a CDS encoding AEC family transporter has protein sequence MGFLGVLLPIFGIFVLGFIGQKKFKLDTKSISTMALYLMSPFLVFRTFYSAEFTINYFYLFLFTIVLCLSLILVVYIISFFKKYTVTETSGMILASAFMNNGNYGTPVIFLLFGAAGLDYAIILMVGQQLVMCTIGIYFAAKGSPEGNGVQTAIKAVCRMPIVYGAIAGTVFQFVNIPLSNSVMEAINLVANAAIPTIMITLGMQLANISLKKIAYRKLSVSLLLKLAVSPAIAFLLSLALPVGEMVRHIMIIVAAMPTAANTTMYALQFNTEPEFVSSATFISTSLSLITLPIIFFFVL, from the coding sequence ATGGGGTTTTTGGGAGTTCTTTTACCGATATTCGGTATATTTGTTTTAGGTTTCATCGGTCAGAAAAAGTTTAAACTTGATACAAAATCGATTTCCACGATGGCATTATATTTAATGTCACCTTTTCTTGTATTCCGAACTTTTTATTCCGCAGAATTTACGATTAATTATTTTTACCTGTTCTTATTCACGATAGTGCTTTGTCTTTCTCTTATACTGGTAGTCTACATCATATCTTTTTTTAAAAAATATACAGTCACTGAGACAAGCGGCATGATATTGGCGTCGGCCTTCATGAATAACGGGAATTACGGAACACCCGTCATTTTCCTGTTATTCGGAGCTGCAGGACTCGATTATGCAATCATCCTTATGGTGGGACAGCAGTTAGTGATGTGCACGATAGGCATTTATTTTGCAGCAAAGGGCAGCCCGGAAGGTAACGGAGTTCAAACAGCGATTAAAGCTGTATGTCGGATGCCAATTGTTTATGGAGCTATTGCAGGTACAGTATTTCAGTTCGTGAACATACCTTTAAGCAATTCGGTTATGGAAGCTATTAACCTTGTTGCAAATGCAGCGATCCCAACAATCATGATTACACTGGGAATGCAGCTGGCCAACATTTCCCTGAAAAAAATTGCCTATCGAAAGCTATCAGTTTCGCTGCTTCTTAAACTTGCCGTTTCACCAGCCATTGCCTTCCTGTTATCACTTGCCTTACCAGTGGGTGAAATGGTCAGGCATATCATGATCATCGTAGCTGCCATGCCAACGGCGGCCAACACTACGATGTATGCGCTCCAATTCAATACGGAGCCTGAATTCGTATCAAGTGCTACGTTCATTAGTACATCATTGAGTCTGATTACGCTTCCAATCATCTTTTTCTTTGTATTATAG
- a CDS encoding amino acid ABC transporter ATP-binding protein has protein sequence MIVFDRVNKYFGDFHVLKEINLTIKKGEVVVVIGPSGSGKSTLLRCINRLETISEGSLSINGLNVADKKTDINKLRRNIGMVFQHFHLYPHKTVLENIMLAPRKVLGQSEEEAKKIALKYLEKVGIGDKANSFPSQLSGGQQQRVAIARGLAMGPEIMLFDEPTSALDPEMIGEVLDVMKALAHEGMTMVVVTHEMGFAREVADRIVFMDEGRVLEEASPAEFYANPREERARLFLSRILNH, from the coding sequence ATGATAGTTTTTGACCGCGTAAATAAGTATTTTGGCGATTTTCATGTATTGAAAGAAATTAATCTTACAATTAAGAAGGGGGAAGTGGTAGTGGTCATCGGACCGTCCGGATCAGGGAAAAGTACATTGCTTCGATGCATTAATCGTCTTGAGACCATTTCGGAAGGTTCCCTGTCCATTAATGGTTTAAATGTAGCGGATAAAAAAACGGATATAAACAAACTCCGTCGGAATATCGGTATGGTTTTCCAGCATTTTCACTTGTATCCTCATAAAACCGTGCTTGAGAATATCATGCTTGCTCCCAGGAAGGTTTTAGGACAATCCGAAGAGGAAGCGAAAAAAATCGCACTAAAGTATCTGGAGAAAGTAGGGATTGGTGATAAAGCGAATTCATTTCCTTCTCAGCTTTCAGGTGGACAGCAGCAACGGGTAGCGATTGCCAGAGGTTTGGCAATGGGCCCTGAAATCATGTTATTTGATGAACCTACCTCAGCCTTGGATCCAGAAATGATTGGCGAGGTACTGGATGTAATGAAAGCACTTGCCCATGAAGGAATGACGATGGTGGTGGTTACGCACGAAATGGGATTTGCCCGTGAAGTAGCGGATCGAATCGTATTCATGGACGAAGGCAGGGTTTTAGAAGAGGCATCACCGGCTGAGTTCTACGCAAATCCTCGTGAAGAGAGGGCTCGTTTATTCCTTAGCCGTATATTAAATCATTAA
- a CDS encoding transporter substrate-binding domain-containing protein, with translation MLKKKKWLKLSLLSLLAVILLAGCGGGNDSDKAEEGGGKDKEKDVLAQVKEKDKIVFGVKNDTRLFGLKNPSTGDVEGFDIDIAKALAAEILGDENKVEFKEVTSKTRMALLNNGDIDAIVATMTITEDRKKEVDFTDVYFDAGQSLLVKKGSDIKGIDSLKGKKVLAVKGSTSSINIREKAPEAQVLEFENYSEAFAALKSGQGDALTTDDSILYGMADEDPSYELVGGTFTEEPYGIAVKKGNADFVDELNKALKSLKDSGKYDEIHDKWIKH, from the coding sequence ATGTTGAAGAAAAAGAAATGGTTAAAATTATCTTTGCTATCATTACTGGCTGTCATTTTATTAGCTGGATGCGGCGGGGGAAATGATTCAGACAAAGCTGAAGAGGGTGGAGGTAAAGACAAAGAAAAAGATGTTCTCGCACAAGTGAAGGAAAAGGATAAGATCGTTTTTGGTGTGAAAAATGATACAAGGCTATTCGGATTGAAAAATCCAAGTACTGGAGATGTAGAAGGCTTTGATATTGATATAGCCAAAGCTCTTGCAGCAGAAATCCTTGGTGATGAGAATAAAGTTGAATTTAAAGAAGTGACTTCTAAGACAAGGATGGCATTATTGAATAATGGTGATATCGATGCGATAGTAGCAACCATGACAATCACGGAAGATCGTAAAAAAGAAGTTGACTTCACTGATGTTTACTTTGATGCCGGACAATCTTTGTTAGTCAAAAAGGGCAGCGATATCAAGGGTATTGATAGCTTAAAAGGGAAAAAGGTATTGGCCGTCAAGGGCTCTACTTCTTCCATAAATATTCGTGAAAAAGCTCCTGAAGCACAAGTGCTTGAATTTGAAAACTATTCCGAAGCGTTCGCTGCACTTAAATCCGGACAAGGGGATGCATTGACCACGGATGATTCCATCCTTTATGGAATGGCAGATGAAGATCCAAGTTATGAGCTTGTTGGCGGTACATTTACGGAAGAGCCTTACGGAATTGCTGTGAAAAAAGGAAATGCAGACTTTGTTGACGAGTTGAATAAAGCCCTTAAATCACTGAAAGATTCAGGCAAGTACGATGAAATCCATGATAAATGGATTAAACATTAA
- a CDS encoding amino acid ABC transporter permease — MLDFSILTENLDMYLIGFKNTIMSSLIALVASLILGVLIAIMRIAPIKPLNWLGTAYVEFIRNIPLLIITFFFFLGLKLSGLYAGTLALTIYTSSFIAEAIRAGILSVPKGQMEAARSSGLTYGQAMRLVILPQAVKIVIPPLGNQFINLVKNSSILAVVAGLDLMYHGDLISSRTFVVFDVYIFVAAFYLILTIPLSFGVGYLEKRLAKSN, encoded by the coding sequence GTGCTTGATTTCTCCATTTTAACAGAGAATCTGGATATGTATTTAATAGGCTTTAAAAATACGATCATGTCGAGTTTGATCGCGTTGGTAGCGAGTTTGATTCTTGGTGTTCTTATTGCTATCATGCGGATTGCGCCGATAAAGCCACTAAACTGGCTGGGGACCGCCTATGTCGAGTTCATTCGGAATATACCGTTATTGATCATTACCTTTTTCTTCTTTCTCGGTCTTAAACTCAGCGGTCTATACGCAGGGACATTAGCCTTGACCATTTACACTTCATCTTTCATAGCTGAAGCAATTAGAGCCGGCATACTTTCCGTGCCAAAGGGTCAAATGGAAGCTGCCCGTTCTTCAGGACTGACATATGGGCAGGCAATGAGGCTCGTCATATTGCCACAGGCCGTTAAAATAGTCATTCCTCCTTTAGGGAACCAATTTATCAATCTAGTTAAGAATTCTTCCATTTTAGCCGTCGTTGCAGGCCTCGATCTTATGTACCATGGGGATTTGATTTCTTCAAGGACATTTGTCGTGTTTGATGTGTACATTTTCGTTGCAGCGTTTTACTTAATACTTACCATTCCTTTAAGTTTTGGCGTTGGTTATTTGGAAAAACGTCTGGCTAAGAGTAATTGA
- a CDS encoding amino acid ABC transporter permease: protein MDFAGAYTPDNLKFLLEGFWVTLQVAFISIILSFIIGGLVGIIRYAKVPVLSQILALIVETVRNLPLLLIIFFTYFALPEVRIKLEIIPAAIVALTIFESAMLSEVIRSGLKSIDKGQMEAARSSGLSYTQALIHIILPQALRRMVPPIVSQFISLLKDTSLAVVISLPELTHHGQIIYGQSQKYLIPILILVALMYFIVNYSLSLVAQRLELKRT, encoded by the coding sequence ATGGATTTTGCAGGTGCCTATACACCAGATAATCTTAAGTTTTTATTAGAAGGATTTTGGGTAACGCTCCAGGTAGCTTTTATATCCATTATTCTAAGTTTCATTATTGGCGGGCTTGTAGGTATAATCCGTTACGCAAAAGTGCCGGTGTTATCACAAATATTAGCTTTGATTGTGGAAACGGTACGTAATTTACCGCTGTTATTAATAATATTTTTTACGTATTTTGCTTTGCCGGAGGTACGGATTAAACTGGAAATCATTCCAGCAGCCATTGTTGCCTTGACAATTTTCGAGTCAGCCATGCTTTCTGAAGTCATTCGTAGTGGACTTAAATCCATTGATAAAGGGCAAATGGAAGCTGCCCGTTCATCAGGCTTGAGCTATACACAGGCATTGATACATATTATTCTGCCCCAAGCGCTGCGCCGCATGGTTCCTCCTATTGTCAGCCAATTCATTTCTTTATTAAAGGATACCTCTTTAGCTGTTGTCATCTCTTTGCCGGAGCTGACTCATCATGGTCAAATCATATATGGACAAAGTCAAAAGTATTTAATACCGATTTTGATCCTAGTGGCTCTCATGTACTTCATTGTGAACTATAGTCTTTCTTTGGTAGCCCAGAGACTTGAATTGAAACGAACCTAA
- a CDS encoding DUF4190 domain-containing protein: MSEIKPSNSKAIVSLIMGVLSLFIPFIGIILGILGLIFASKSKQEIKLTGESGKGLVTAGKVCSIIGIILNVLMILIFLVFFYFVVDTGITTY, translated from the coding sequence ATGTCGGAAATTAAACCAAGCAATAGCAAAGCGATTGTATCATTGATCATGGGGGTATTATCCCTGTTTATTCCATTCATAGGCATCATATTAGGTATTCTAGGTTTAATATTTGCATCGAAGAGTAAACAAGAAATTAAGCTTACTGGTGAATCTGGAAAGGGGTTAGTTACAGCTGGAAAAGTGTGCAGCATTATTGGAATAATCTTGAATGTTCTTATGATTCTGATTTTCCTGGTGTTTTTTTATTTCGTAGTTGATACGGGCATAACAACCTATTAA
- a CDS encoding type II toxin-antitoxin system HicB family antitoxin gives MTIQIFEYPAVFYYEKHPLIIDSFSVQVCFPDFRREGIISSVSGRNRVDALACAQELLESMVEHFIHDKKTIPDASEMEKVNLDRGINICEAAPFRIEIENITYEK, from the coding sequence TTGACCATTCAAATCTTTGAGTATCCAGCCGTATTCTATTATGAAAAGCACCCGTTGATTATCGACTCTTTTTCCGTTCAAGTTTGTTTCCCGGATTTTAGGCGAGAAGGAATCATTTCTTCCGTTAGCGGTAGGAATCGGGTAGATGCCTTAGCTTGTGCTCAAGAGCTGTTGGAATCCATGGTCGAACATTTTATTCACGATAAAAAAACAATCCCGGATGCAAGTGAAATGGAAAAGGTGAATCTTGATAGGGGAATTAATATATGTGAGGCTGCACCCTTCAGGATTGAAATAGAAAATATCACATATGAAAAATAA
- a CDS encoding nucleoside 2-deoxyribosyltransferase yields the protein MKYYIASDEKNLKQVKSLIKKLTSKGFTCVNDFNLITSDENNQITDGIGEYEKKGIEEADFMLIFLTAGKGNLYELGYALSLNKKIIVYSPEKDNYHINKKSIFHNLPEVTICSGTFYKLVKLIHTLSPEGSEKDSLHLN from the coding sequence GTGAAATATTATATAGCATCAGACGAAAAAAATTTGAAACAGGTAAAATCATTGATCAAGAAATTGACTTCAAAAGGATTTACTTGTGTGAATGACTTCAATTTAATTACGAGTGATGAGAACAACCAAATAACGGACGGCATTGGAGAATATGAAAAAAAAGGGATTGAGGAAGCCGACTTCATGCTGATCTTCCTAACTGCAGGCAAAGGTAATCTATATGAGCTTGGATATGCATTATCTTTAAATAAGAAAATTATAGTGTATTCACCTGAGAAAGACAATTATCATATTAATAAAAAATCAATATTTCATAATCTGCCAGAGGTAACAATCTGCAGCGGGACTTTTTATAAACTAGTTAAATTGATACATACGCTTTCACCGGAAGGATCTGAAAAAGATTCACTGCATCTTAATTAA
- a CDS encoding L,D-transpeptidase family protein, with translation MKKLIVFVLIFAFSFLGFSNTSDAAARQLIIINKSNNQLAYYENDKLVRVFIVATGKKVSYTPEGKFKVVTKIVNRPYYKGNIRGGDPKNPLGKRWLGINARNTPGNTYAIHGNNDPTTIGKYISAGCIRMYNDDVQWLYDRVKMNTVVLIANSNKSFANIASTNGYKVSGSVSLPVNTNATLKKGSSGPQVIELQKRLTKLGYSTKGVDGSFGKNTETAVKKFQKSKKLTSDGIVGPKTKKALGLK, from the coding sequence ATGAAAAAATTAATCGTATTTGTATTGATATTCGCCTTTAGTTTTTTGGGATTCAGTAATACTTCAGATGCGGCAGCAAGACAACTGATCATCATCAATAAATCCAATAATCAGCTTGCCTATTACGAAAATGATAAATTGGTGAGGGTATTCATCGTGGCGACAGGAAAGAAAGTCTCCTACACTCCTGAAGGAAAGTTCAAGGTAGTGACAAAAATTGTGAATCGTCCCTATTATAAAGGCAACATTAGAGGCGGAGACCCAAAAAACCCTCTAGGTAAAAGGTGGCTGGGGATCAACGCAAGGAATACACCAGGAAATACGTACGCGATACACGGCAATAATGATCCAACAACCATTGGGAAATATATAAGTGCCGGTTGTATTCGTATGTATAACGATGATGTTCAATGGCTGTACGATAGGGTAAAAATGAACACCGTAGTTTTGATTGCCAATTCGAATAAATCATTTGCCAACATAGCTTCCACGAATGGATATAAAGTGAGCGGATCTGTGAGCCTACCTGTAAATACAAACGCTACCCTGAAGAAAGGAAGCAGTGGCCCCCAAGTAATTGAACTGCAAAAAAGATTAACTAAACTTGGATACAGCACTAAAGGAGTAGATGGGTCATTTGGAAAAAACACCGAAACAGCTGTGAAGAAATTCCAAAAGTCCAAAAAACTTACTTCTGATGGGATCGTCGGACCAAAAACGAAAAAAGCGCTTGGACTTAAATAA